In the genome of Limnobaculum zhutongyuii, one region contains:
- a CDS encoding SEL1-like repeat protein — protein sequence MTEMLNTKKFLLCSLLLASMLSNAVASDKKSIKFISQIEDISVGRGVMTFVDNDVKLIAAEKITFRTESPCGESTIAVNAKSLGMKDEVYVSHLTNIAQAAKNDEYYEITIGSCDRAKRSQKRQFITKIRPCTSAICGKKYITNKNIIWLDESFDRTVKRNASFFMEKPFIFDKQNNIWKMTGWYVDKDKTQNGISSNNAKKIKAFEGYTNTKDFSSLQFVSKFTVYYPSGTIKSQNNFDSEGKLDGETKNYFADGKLYQIAIYKNGKVDGVVSTYHENGNIESKMRFHQGVAADGQCNHYGPDGQLEREHAYLNGKYDGKYVDYFPDGKIETESFYAGGKLVGESKAYYQSGQLRSISRNNEEGYRDGKQQNFNEEGTLITESIYKDSFNLSHKSWYDNGNRREQEQWRQTSEGESEKYGDFKTWYENGKLKSETSYSKGLAVSNQEWYEDGNKNFLSEYKDGEIDGVLKEWDRVTGKLIKEEHYAKGKQHGSSKRWDAETGNLIKEENYQNGEYHGAYKKYDAKTGKIREERSYLDGKFDGPWNQWDEETNHLVSESFFKQGKRQGIQKGYDKTTGELANEVLYADDRPVNGLQTGKNYKDGKLTSYDCYADGFRKASLNEPDDIESRAQNSDATAQTLLGQFYFECGYYDESRKVLNHPIIQLRPEALYLQARMYMLGKGEPLDRQKSIDLMFKAAEGGYVLAQKQVGLLYIPADGRMLDKKIPRDIKSNATLARKWILAAAEQNDVESLYVLGVMSETGVGVKKNLRQALEYYDQAAEAGFNRAYVRSVKIREDAKVKSKK from the coding sequence ATGACAGAGATGTTAAACACGAAAAAATTCCTGCTGTGCAGCTTATTGCTAGCTTCAATGTTATCTAATGCAGTTGCATCTGATAAAAAATCAATAAAATTCATATCACAAATCGAAGATATTTCTGTTGGACGTGGTGTCATGACATTTGTTGATAATGATGTAAAACTTATTGCAGCCGAGAAAATAACCTTCCGTACCGAGTCACCATGCGGTGAATCTACTATAGCTGTCAATGCGAAATCGTTGGGTATGAAGGATGAAGTTTACGTTAGTCACTTAACAAATATCGCTCAGGCCGCGAAGAACGATGAGTATTATGAGATAACAATAGGCTCGTGCGATAGAGCTAAAAGATCCCAAAAACGGCAATTTATCACTAAAATTCGACCCTGTACTAGTGCAATCTGCGGAAAAAAATATATTACTAATAAGAACATAATTTGGCTGGATGAATCATTTGATCGGACCGTTAAGAGAAATGCCAGCTTTTTTATGGAAAAACCATTTATTTTCGATAAGCAAAATAATATATGGAAGATGACTGGGTGGTATGTAGATAAGGATAAAACTCAAAATGGCATCTCATCGAATAATGCCAAGAAAATTAAGGCATTTGAAGGTTATACCAATACTAAAGACTTTAGTTCTCTACAGTTTGTTTCTAAATTTACCGTTTACTACCCGTCAGGCACAATAAAATCTCAGAACAATTTTGATTCTGAAGGGAAGCTGGATGGTGAAACGAAAAATTACTTTGCAGATGGAAAACTATATCAGATAGCTATTTATAAAAACGGTAAGGTTGATGGTGTGGTTAGTACTTACCATGAAAACGGTAACATAGAGAGTAAAATGCGTTTTCATCAAGGTGTAGCGGCTGATGGGCAGTGTAATCACTATGGTCCCGATGGGCAATTAGAGCGTGAACATGCTTATCTGAATGGTAAATACGATGGTAAATATGTTGATTATTTTCCTGACGGGAAAATAGAAACGGAGTCATTTTATGCTGGAGGGAAACTCGTTGGTGAATCCAAAGCGTATTATCAGTCAGGGCAATTAAGGAGTATCTCGCGTAATAACGAAGAAGGCTATCGGGACGGTAAACAACAGAATTTTAATGAGGAAGGGACTCTCATCACTGAAAGTATCTATAAAGATAGCTTCAATTTGTCGCATAAATCTTGGTATGACAATGGTAACCGCCGTGAACAAGAACAATGGCGGCAGACTTCTGAAGGCGAAAGTGAAAAGTATGGTGATTTCAAGACGTGGTATGAAAATGGTAAGTTGAAGTCAGAAACGTCTTATTCAAAGGGACTGGCGGTATCCAATCAGGAATGGTACGAAGATGGTAATAAGAATTTTCTTTCTGAATATAAGGATGGTGAAATAGACGGAGTACTGAAAGAGTGGGATCGCGTAACAGGGAAACTAATCAAAGAAGAGCACTACGCCAAGGGTAAACAGCACGGTAGCAGTAAACGTTGGGATGCAGAAACAGGCAATCTGATTAAAGAAGAAAACTATCAAAACGGCGAATACCATGGGGCATATAAAAAGTACGATGCGAAAACCGGTAAGATAAGAGAGGAAAGGTCTTATCTTGATGGCAAATTTGATGGTCCATGGAATCAATGGGATGAAGAAACTAATCATCTCGTTAGCGAGAGTTTTTTTAAGCAGGGAAAACGTCAAGGTATACAGAAAGGATACGATAAAACAACAGGCGAATTAGCGAATGAAGTACTTTATGCTGATGATAGACCTGTCAATGGCTTACAAACCGGAAAGAATTATAAAGACGGTAAACTAACTTCCTATGACTGTTATGCGGATGGTTTCAGAAAGGCCAGCCTTAACGAACCTGATGATATAGAAAGCAGAGCTCAAAATAGCGATGCCACAGCACAGACGTTATTGGGCCAGTTCTATTTTGAATGTGGTTATTATGATGAAAGTCGAAAAGTGCTCAATCATCCAATTATTCAGTTGCGTCCTGAGGCGCTTTATCTTCAAGCCCGTATGTATATGCTTGGGAAAGGTGAACCTCTGGATCGCCAAAAATCTATCGACTTGATGTTTAAAGCTGCCGAAGGTGGTTATGTGCTGGCTCAGAAACAAGTAGGGTTATTATATATTCCTGCTGATGGGCGTATGCTTGATAAAAAGATACCAAGAGATATTAAATCCAATGCCACTTTAGCGCGTAAGTGGATTTTGGCGGCTGCTGAGCAAAATGATGTTGAATCTTTATATGTTTTAGGGGTAATGAGTGAAACTGGCGTTGGCGTTAAGAAAAACCTGCGTCAAGCTCTGGAATACTATGATCAAGCCGCTGAAGCTGGTTTTAATAGAGCATATGTTCGAAGCGTCAAAATAAGAGAAGATGCAAAAGTAAAAAGTAAAAAGTAA
- the nrdG gene encoding anaerobic ribonucleoside-triphosphate reductase-activating protein: MNYHQYYPVDIVNGPGTRCTLFVSGCVHQCPGCYNKSTWRLNSGVLFTSEMEDRIIADLNDTRISRQGLTLSGGDPLHPQNVPDILKLVKRVRQECPGKDIWLWTGYLLSELTPEQQQVVDLINVLIDGKFVKELADPSLLWRGSSNQVVHKLR, translated from the coding sequence ATGAATTACCACCAGTACTATCCCGTCGATATTGTTAACGGCCCCGGCACGCGCTGTACGCTGTTTGTCTCTGGCTGTGTTCATCAATGCCCTGGTTGCTACAACAAAAGCACATGGCGTTTGAACTCGGGAGTACTGTTTACCTCTGAAATGGAAGATCGCATTATTGCCGATCTCAACGATACTCGAATCTCTCGTCAAGGCCTTACCCTGTCCGGCGGCGATCCGCTACATCCGCAGAACGTTCCCGATATATTGAAACTGGTAAAACGAGTGCGACAAGAGTGCCCGGGGAAAGATATCTGGCTCTGGACCGGATACTTACTGTCTGAACTCACCCCTGAGCAGCAACAAGTAGTGGATTTAATTAATGTATTGATCGATGGTAAATTTGTTAAAGAGTTAGCCGATCCATCGCTATTGTGGCGCGGTAGCAGTAACCAGGTAGTGCATAAATTGCGATAA
- a CDS encoding YgiQ family radical SAM protein, producing the protein MSSSISLIQPERDLFSYTPYWAECFGTAPFLPMSREEMDTLGWDSCDIIIVTGDAYVDHPSFGMAIVGRMLEAQGFRVGIIAQPDWTNKDDFMRLGKPNLFFGVTAGNMDSMINRYTADRRMRHDDAYTPDNIGGKRPDRATLVYTQRCKEAYKEVPVILGGIEASLRRIAHYDYWSDTVRRSVLVDSKADMLVYGNGERPMVELAHRLAAGEAIADIQDVRNTALMRKGPLPGWSGVDSTRLDKPGRIDPIPHPYGDDLPCVDEDSPFAPEKQPVAKAVIVQPAKPKPWEKTYVLLPSYEKVKADKIMYAHASRILHHETNPGCARALLQKHGDRYVWINPPAIPLSTEEMDSVFALPYQRVPHPAYNGQKLPAYEMIRFSVNIMRGCYGGCSFCSITEHEGRIIQSRSEDSIIREIEEIRDSVPGFTGIISDLGGPTANMYMLRCQSPRAEQTCRRASCVYPEICQHMDTNHEPTIKLYRRARDLKGIKKILIASGVRYDLAVQDPRYIKELATHHVGGYLKIAPEHTEKGPLSKMMKPGMGSYDRFKELFDTYSKQAGKEQYLIPYFISAHPGTEDEDMVNLALWLKKNRFRLDQVQNFYPSPLANSTTMYYTGKNPLSKVDYKSEDVTIPKGDRQRRLQKALLRYHDPANWPLIRTALEEMGLKHLIGSRRDCLVPAATIEEQRAAKRNLRQTRPALTKHTDITRQRDPAKGQQSAETAHKPTNKAKSVKPQGGKQETAPSAKGGKSKSSVRKKPSF; encoded by the coding sequence ATGAGTAGCAGCATTAGTCTGATCCAGCCTGAACGTGACCTGTTTTCCTACACGCCTTACTGGGCGGAGTGTTTTGGCACGGCGCCCTTTTTGCCGATGTCCCGCGAGGAGATGGACACATTAGGTTGGGATAGCTGTGACATTATTATCGTGACCGGCGATGCTTATGTTGACCATCCCAGTTTTGGTATGGCGATTGTCGGGAGAATGCTGGAAGCTCAGGGGTTTCGTGTAGGCATCATTGCTCAGCCCGACTGGACTAATAAAGACGATTTTATGCGGCTTGGAAAACCTAATTTGTTTTTCGGGGTAACCGCAGGAAACATGGATTCCATGATTAACCGCTATACCGCCGATCGACGTATGCGCCATGATGATGCCTATACGCCGGATAACATTGGCGGTAAGCGGCCGGATCGCGCTACGCTGGTGTATACCCAACGTTGTAAAGAAGCCTATAAAGAGGTTCCGGTAATTCTTGGTGGAATTGAAGCCAGCCTGCGTCGTATTGCTCATTATGACTACTGGTCTGATACGGTGCGCCGTTCTGTTTTGGTGGATTCAAAGGCAGATATGCTGGTGTATGGCAATGGTGAACGACCAATGGTTGAACTGGCTCACCGTCTGGCTGCCGGAGAAGCAATCGCCGATATTCAGGATGTACGTAACACCGCGTTAATGCGTAAAGGGCCTTTGCCGGGCTGGTCAGGGGTAGACTCTACCCGACTGGATAAGCCGGGACGTATCGATCCTATCCCTCATCCTTATGGTGATGACCTGCCTTGTGTTGATGAAGACAGCCCGTTTGCTCCCGAAAAACAGCCGGTGGCAAAAGCGGTTATCGTTCAACCCGCTAAACCAAAGCCATGGGAAAAAACGTACGTTTTGCTGCCGTCTTATGAAAAGGTGAAAGCTGATAAAATCATGTATGCCCATGCCTCACGTATTTTGCATCATGAGACTAACCCAGGTTGTGCCCGGGCATTATTACAAAAACATGGGGATCGCTATGTGTGGATTAATCCACCGGCTATTCCCCTGTCGACGGAAGAGATGGACAGCGTATTTGCGCTGCCATATCAGCGAGTTCCTCATCCTGCTTATAACGGTCAGAAACTACCTGCGTATGAGATGATCCGTTTCTCCGTTAACATTATGCGCGGCTGCTATGGCGGTTGCTCATTCTGTTCGATTACCGAACACGAAGGGCGCATCATTCAGAGTCGCTCAGAAGATTCGATTATTCGTGAAATCGAAGAGATCCGCGATAGCGTACCGGGCTTTACCGGTATTATTTCAGACCTCGGCGGGCCAACGGCCAACATGTATATGCTACGTTGTCAGTCGCCAAGAGCTGAGCAGACCTGTCGCCGGGCTTCCTGTGTTTATCCTGAAATTTGTCAGCATATGGATACTAACCATGAGCCGACCATCAAACTCTATCGTCGGGCCAGAGATTTAAAAGGGATCAAAAAGATCCTGATTGCTTCCGGCGTTCGTTACGATTTGGCGGTGCAGGATCCCCGCTATATTAAGGAACTGGCAACCCATCACGTTGGTGGCTATTTGAAGATAGCGCCGGAACATACGGAAAAAGGGCCGCTATCCAAGATGATGAAGCCTGGTATGGGCAGCTACGATCGTTTTAAAGAGCTGTTTGATACCTACTCTAAACAGGCTGGTAAAGAGCAATACCTTATTCCTTATTTCATCTCGGCTCATCCAGGTACTGAAGATGAAGACATGGTCAATCTGGCGCTGTGGCTGAAGAAGAACCGCTTTCGTCTGGATCAGGTACAAAACTTCTATCCGTCGCCGTTAGCCAATTCAACCACCATGTATTACACCGGTAAGAACCCGTTATCAAAAGTGGACTATAAAAGCGAAGACGTCACCATTCCAAAAGGGGATCGTCAACGCCGGTTACAAAAAGCACTGCTGCGCTATCACGATCCGGCTAACTGGCCATTGATTCGCACCGCACTGGAAGAGATGGGATTAAAACATCTGATAGGTAGCCGCCGTGATTGTCTGGTACCCGCGGCAACCATTGAAGAGCAAAGAGCGGCTAAACGTAATTTGCGTCAGACGCGCCCTGCGTTAACCAAACATACGGATATTACTCGCCAGAGAGATCCGGCAAAAGGGCAGCAATCCGCAGAAACCGCGCATAAGCCAACCAATAAAGCGAAAAGCGTTAAACCACAAGGCGGTAAGCAGGAAACGGCACCTTCTGCGAAAGGTGGAAAATCGAAGAGTTCAGTCAGGAAAAAGCCGTCTTTTTAA
- the nrdD gene encoding anaerobic ribonucleoside-triphosphate reductase, with protein MKPVVIKRDGCKVPFDEVRIKEAIVRAATAANIYDDDYCADVAKAVSEQMEGRTAVDINEIQQAVENQLMSGNYKTLARTYIEYRHDRDISREKRGRLNQEIQGLVEQSDLALLNENANKDSKVIPTQRDLLAGIVAKHYAKQHLLPRDIVMAHERGEIHYHDLDYSPFFPMFNCMLIDLKGMLTNGFKMGNAEIEPPKSISTATAVTAQIIAQVASHIYGGTTINRIDEVLAPFVTESYNKHKKVALEWNIANADEYAQSRTEKECYDAFQSLEYEVNTLHTANGQTPFVTFGFGLGTSWQSRMIQQSILKNRIAGLGKNHKTAVFPKLVFAIKDGINHRFGDANYDIKQLALECASKRMYPDILNYDQVVKVTGSFKTPMGCRSFLGVYEENGEQIHDGRNNLGVISLNLPRIALEARGDESRFWQILEQRLTLAKRALMTRIERLDGIKARVAPILYMEGACGVRLKADDNISEIFKNGRASISLGYIGIHETVNALFGNKVHPYDSQQLRDKGVEIVQRLKVATEEWKKETGYGFSLYSTPSENLCNRFCRLDTTEFGVIEDVTDKGYYTNSFHLDVEKKVNPYDKLDFEAPYPPLANGGFICYGEYPNIQHNLKALEDVWDYSYSRVPYYGTNTPIDECYECGFSGEFECTSKGFTCPKCGNHDSSKVSVTRRVCGYLGSPDARPFNAGKQEEVKRRVKHLGNGQLDQSESQAS; from the coding sequence GTGAAACCAGTTGTGATTAAACGTGATGGCTGCAAAGTGCCTTTTGATGAAGTACGAATCAAGGAAGCGATTGTACGTGCAGCCACTGCCGCCAATATCTACGACGACGACTATTGTGCCGACGTAGCAAAAGCAGTTTCAGAGCAAATGGAAGGCCGAACCGCTGTTGATATTAATGAGATCCAGCAGGCAGTAGAAAACCAGCTAATGAGCGGTAACTACAAGACGCTGGCCCGTACCTATATCGAATACCGCCACGATCGTGATATTTCACGGGAGAAACGTGGTCGTCTGAACCAAGAGATTCAAGGTCTGGTTGAGCAAAGCGATCTCGCCCTGCTCAATGAGAACGCCAACAAAGACAGTAAAGTTATCCCAACCCAACGCGATCTGTTAGCCGGTATCGTGGCTAAACATTATGCCAAACAGCATCTGTTGCCTCGCGATATTGTCATGGCCCATGAGCGTGGCGAAATCCATTATCACGATCTGGACTATTCCCCCTTCTTCCCCATGTTTAACTGCATGCTTATCGATCTGAAAGGCATGTTGACCAACGGGTTCAAGATGGGCAATGCAGAAATTGAGCCGCCAAAATCTATTTCTACCGCTACCGCAGTAACGGCTCAAATCATCGCTCAGGTCGCCAGCCATATTTATGGTGGCACCACCATTAACCGTATCGATGAAGTACTCGCGCCATTTGTCACAGAAAGCTATAACAAACATAAAAAAGTGGCGTTAGAGTGGAATATTGCGAATGCAGACGAGTACGCTCAATCCAGAACGGAAAAAGAGTGCTACGACGCCTTCCAGTCACTGGAATATGAAGTAAATACCCTTCATACCGCCAATGGTCAGACGCCATTTGTTACCTTTGGCTTTGGTCTGGGTACCAGTTGGCAATCTCGTATGATTCAACAATCTATTCTGAAAAATCGTATTGCCGGGTTAGGAAAAAACCATAAAACCGCGGTGTTCCCTAAACTGGTATTTGCAATTAAAGATGGGATTAACCATAGATTCGGTGATGCTAACTACGATATTAAACAACTAGCATTAGAATGTGCTTCTAAGCGGATGTACCCGGATATTCTTAACTACGATCAGGTGGTAAAAGTTACCGGTTCATTTAAAACCCCAATGGGCTGTCGTAGCTTCCTCGGCGTTTATGAAGAGAACGGCGAGCAAATCCACGATGGTCGTAATAACCTTGGTGTTATCAGCCTTAACCTGCCGCGTATTGCGCTGGAAGCACGTGGGGATGAATCCCGCTTCTGGCAAATTCTGGAGCAACGCCTGACGCTGGCTAAACGCGCCCTGATGACGCGTATCGAACGCCTTGACGGTATTAAAGCGCGTGTTGCACCCATTCTGTATATGGAAGGTGCCTGCGGCGTACGTTTGAAAGCTGATGACAACATTTCAGAGATTTTCAAAAATGGTCGCGCCTCTATTTCATTGGGCTACATTGGTATTCACGAAACGGTAAATGCGCTGTTTGGTAATAAAGTGCATCCTTACGATAGCCAGCAACTGCGCGACAAAGGTGTGGAAATCGTTCAACGCCTGAAAGTAGCTACCGAAGAGTGGAAAAAAGAGACCGGTTACGGTTTCAGCCTGTACAGCACACCAAGTGAAAACCTGTGCAACCGCTTCTGTCGTTTAGATACTACTGAGTTTGGCGTTATTGAAGATGTGACCGATAAAGGATATTACACCAACAGCTTCCATCTGGACGTTGAGAAAAAAGTTAATCCATATGACAAGCTCGACTTTGAAGCACCTTACCCGCCATTGGCTAACGGTGGTTTCATTTGTTATGGCGAATATCCAAACATTCAGCACAACCTGAAAGCACTGGAAGACGTATGGGATTATAGCTACAGCCGTGTTCCTTACTATGGAACTAATACGCCAATCGATGAGTGCTACGAATGTGGTTTCTCTGGTGAGTTTGAGTGCACCAGCAAAGGCTTCACCTGTCCGAAATGCGGCAACCACGACTCATCCAAAGTGTCAGTAACGCGTCGCGTTTGTGGTTACCTTGGCAGCCCGGATGCCCGTCCGTTTAATGCCGGTAAGCAGGAAGAAGTAAAACGCCGCGTGAAACATTTAGGCAATGGCCAGTTAGATCAAAGCGAGAGTCAGGCCAGCTAA